One Paenibacillus sp. FSL W8-0186 genomic window carries:
- a CDS encoding cation diffusion facilitator family transporter, protein MIRERAVPSDSAAWLGTANNVILAVFKGVVGLLFDSRALLADALYSAADAAAGIAEKVQLPLSVRQRLRLGHGAGGRMKAEPLAAIFFAVFLFMGALQMGGASVFTMVTGKVVAPGFMAGVAIVVSIALREIVFQLQYRQNLKKPGNASKSFIDMHRHSLYTSIIVLLGIFGAMTGEAWDIPLLLYADPAASIVVASLVLWKGYRLIVGAVYGQEEAKAKAEDKSAFIETVQRVHGVITVDELKLHGSGHYISVAVIISVNPRISVLEANHIANRAKILLMNRFSQVSDVSIQVMPYDPGYPYKSNYEGSNNDLPTLLQ, encoded by the coding sequence ATGATTCGCGAACGAGCTGTACCATCTGATTCTGCCGCCTGGCTTGGCACTGCAAACAACGTCATCCTGGCCGTGTTCAAAGGAGTGGTCGGCTTGCTCTTTGACAGCCGAGCCCTGCTTGCGGATGCGTTATATTCCGCGGCGGATGCGGCAGCGGGCATCGCGGAGAAGGTTCAGCTTCCGCTAAGCGTCAGACAGCGGCTGAGACTTGGGCATGGGGCAGGCGGCCGCATGAAGGCGGAACCGCTGGCAGCGATTTTTTTCGCTGTATTCCTGTTTATGGGCGCTTTGCAAATGGGAGGCGCTTCAGTATTTACTATGGTTACCGGGAAGGTTGTTGCGCCGGGGTTTATGGCTGGGGTGGCCATTGTCGTCTCGATTGCCTTAAGAGAGATCGTATTTCAGCTTCAGTATCGCCAAAATCTCAAAAAACCGGGTAATGCCTCGAAATCCTTTATCGACATGCACAGGCATTCCCTATACACTTCCATCATTGTTCTTCTCGGAATTTTTGGGGCGATGACAGGCGAAGCATGGGATATACCGTTGTTGTTGTATGCCGACCCGGCTGCCTCTATCGTTGTTGCTAGCCTTGTCCTATGGAAAGGGTATCGGCTGATCGTAGGAGCCGTGTACGGCCAAGAAGAGGCGAAGGCGAAGGCAGAGGACAAATCTGCATTCATTGAAACCGTTCAAAGGGTGCATGGGGTCATCACTGTAGACGAACTGAAATTGCATGGCAGCGGCCATTATATATCTGTAGCAGTCATTATTAGCGTGAATCCGCGGATTTCCGTATTGGAAGCCAATCATATTGCGAATCGCGCCAAAATACTGCTGATGAATCGCTTTTCCCAGGTGAGCGACGTAAGTATACAAGTTATGCCTTATGATCCCGGCTATCCTTACAAGAGTAATTACGAAGGCTCGAATAATGATCTGCCTACGCTGCTGCAATAA
- the secF gene encoding protein translocase subunit SecF gives MSFKNKLLHLDFVHISKRCYTFSIILTIIGFISLAVFGLNYSVDFKAGSNVDISFTKNVTSEQIEPILENIGVLEGSKITPGVDRMSIRFDEVLNEDQDHQLKGEILKLDSGASMEINTVDPEMAKELAANAIWAVLLSSLGIIVYVGIRFEWRFAIAAIVALLHDAFMVVTIFSIFRLEVDLTFIIAVLTIIGYSINDTIVIFDRIRENLRFAKQKTRQDLIDLVNKSVSQTIMRSLYTALTVFIAALFLLLLGGASIRMFSLAMVIGLLFGAYSSIFIASPLWFVLKSKQKNKPAKAS, from the coding sequence GTGAGCTTTAAAAATAAATTATTGCATTTGGATTTTGTGCATATTAGCAAGCGCTGCTACACATTTTCCATCATACTAACGATTATTGGCTTCATCTCATTGGCTGTGTTCGGCCTCAATTATAGCGTCGATTTCAAAGCCGGTTCCAATGTCGACATTTCGTTCACGAAGAACGTGACTTCAGAACAAATCGAGCCCATTTTGGAGAATATCGGGGTTCTGGAAGGATCGAAAATCACGCCGGGCGTAGACCGGATGTCGATCCGCTTCGATGAGGTATTGAACGAGGATCAGGATCACCAATTGAAGGGCGAGATACTGAAGCTCGACAGCGGTGCATCCATGGAAATCAATACCGTCGATCCGGAAATGGCGAAGGAGCTGGCGGCAAATGCGATATGGGCTGTACTGCTCTCGAGCCTCGGGATTATTGTTTATGTCGGCATCAGGTTTGAATGGCGCTTTGCGATCGCTGCCATTGTCGCCTTGCTGCATGATGCCTTTATGGTGGTGACGATCTTCTCCATCTTCCGCTTAGAGGTAGATTTGACCTTTATTATTGCGGTGCTCACCATCATTGGTTATTCGATTAATGATACGATCGTTATCTTTGACCGGATTCGGGAAAACCTGCGGTTTGCCAAACAGAAGACACGCCAGGATTTGATCGATCTCGTAAACAAGAGCGTATCCCAAACCATTATGCGGTCACTGTATACCGCTTTGACCGTATTTATTGCCGCTTTATTCCTGCTCCTGTTGGGAGGAGCGTCGATCAGGATGTTCTCGCTGGCCATGGTTATCGGGTTGTTGTTCGGGGCGTATTCCTCGATCTTTATTGCCAGCCCGCTGTGGTTTGTGCTTAAGAGCAAGCAAAAAAACAAACCGGCCAAAGCGTCCTAA
- the secD gene encoding protein translocase subunit SecD codes for MKRLIAFITVVVVLTAIMAWTSPGLLRDVRLGLDLKGGFEILYEAEPFEAGAKVTKESLLKTAQSLEKRANQLGTSEPEVTTEGTNRIRLKLAGVTDENEVRKLMKKPSTLTFRSKDGTETSPEQFNKIELVGTDFVEGGASVQFNQLNQPEIAIKLKDKDNFAQITERLLGKELAIFLDDDLLSAPVVRAVLRDGTASISGNYTREEANDLKDEINRGALPLKLTEKYSQSVGATLGKQSLYQTIQAGLVASLFILVFMIWLYRVPGLLASFGLILHTWLLIVVFNFAEFTLTLPGIAAIVLGVGMAVDANIITNERIKEEMRQGKSILSAVKAGGKHSFRTIMDSNITTIIVAIVMYIFGTGAVRGFALVLIVEIVLSIATNIYFIRFLLNLLLKAGKLRKPKYFGVKESEIGEL; via the coding sequence ATGAAAAGACTCATCGCATTCATAACCGTCGTGGTCGTCTTAACGGCAATCATGGCTTGGACAAGCCCTGGTCTGCTTCGAGATGTACGTCTTGGCCTGGATTTGAAGGGCGGATTCGAGATTTTGTACGAAGCCGAGCCATTTGAAGCCGGAGCAAAAGTTACGAAGGAGTCACTGCTCAAAACGGCCCAAAGCTTAGAGAAACGCGCTAATCAGCTTGGTACAAGCGAGCCGGAGGTCACAACGGAAGGAACGAACCGGATCCGTCTGAAGCTTGCTGGCGTCACCGACGAGAATGAAGTCCGAAAGCTGATGAAGAAGCCATCGACTTTGACGTTCCGCAGCAAGGATGGAACGGAGACGAGTCCCGAGCAATTTAACAAAATCGAATTGGTCGGCACGGACTTCGTCGAAGGCGGGGCATCAGTACAGTTCAATCAGCTTAACCAGCCGGAAATCGCGATCAAGCTGAAGGATAAAGACAATTTCGCCCAAATCACCGAGCGGCTGCTGGGTAAGGAGCTGGCTATTTTCCTTGACGATGATTTGCTGTCAGCCCCTGTTGTTCGGGCCGTATTAAGAGACGGAACGGCTTCAATCAGCGGAAATTACACACGCGAGGAAGCGAATGATCTAAAGGATGAGATCAACCGCGGCGCCCTGCCGCTTAAATTAACGGAGAAATACTCGCAGAGCGTCGGCGCGACGCTAGGAAAGCAGTCCCTCTATCAGACGATCCAGGCGGGTTTGGTTGCCTCTTTGTTCATATTGGTCTTCATGATTTGGTTGTATCGCGTTCCGGGTCTGCTGGCCAGCTTTGGCTTGATTCTGCACACATGGCTGCTTATCGTGGTCTTTAATTTTGCAGAATTTACGCTAACGCTTCCGGGGATTGCGGCTATCGTCCTCGGGGTCGGCATGGCGGTCGACGCCAACATTATTACCAATGAGCGGATCAAGGAGGAAATGCGTCAAGGCAAGAGCATCCTGTCTGCCGTGAAGGCAGGGGGAAAGCACTCGTTCCGGACGATCATGGACTCGAACATTACAACGATCATTGTAGCGATCGTAATGTATATTTTCGGGACAGGAGCGGTCAGAGGTTTCGCCCTTGTCCTGATCGTTGAAATCGTGCTCAGCATTGCCACCAATATTTATTTTATCCGTTTCCTGCTCAACCTGCTGCTTAAAGCGGGCAAGCTGCGGAAGCCGAAATATTTCGGTGTAAAGGAGAGTGAAATTGGTGAGCTTTAA
- a CDS encoding post-transcriptional regulator: MNHQEFAEKQLNETIEALCRSKVEEFRLIGYEHVTVSDIWNCVSHKYEKEGYPELHQLVNDILSLKSTQFMNYMTLSAFRGSRF, translated from the coding sequence ATGAATCATCAGGAATTCGCCGAGAAGCAGTTAAATGAAACGATCGAAGCTCTATGCCGCAGCAAAGTGGAGGAATTCCGGCTTATCGGTTATGAGCATGTAACCGTATCGGACATTTGGAACTGCGTCAGTCATAAATATGAGAAAGAAGGATACCCCGAACTTCACCAATTGGTTAACGATATCCTTTCGCTCAAATCTACCCAGTTCATGAACTATATGACGTTATCTGCATTTCGTGGGTCCCGTTTCTAG
- the spoVB gene encoding stage V sporulation protein B — translation MNKQTFIQGTMILLVAGIVNRILGFIPRILLPRIIGAEGVGLYQLGYPFFLVLVTIITGGIPLAVAKLIAEAESSGQPGRSAAILRTSLVFTAGAGLIFTIASLVGAPWISRYVLPDSRVYHTFLAMSPMIVIVAVSSVFRGYFQGKQNMIPSASSSIMETIGRIICVLWFSYLMLPMGVAYGAAGAMLGVAAGEVVGMAVILWHYWRARRKEIKAPPAGAAAAPAMDPGKGSSLNPDAGRWSFSTLKRILRIAVPVTGGRLVGSLSYLLESITTAQSLAIAGITTAIATAQYGSLQGMVIPLLLLPGALTSSLAVSLVPSLAEAQARGDMRTIHLRLHQSLRLALVTGGPFAALMYVLAEPLCLLIYNNADIAGMLKIMAPFALFLYAQSPLQAALQALDKPGRALLNTLIGAIIKISLILYLASNPSLGIYGAIIAIIANFAVVTLLHGYSVSRELRYRIPYLDVIKVICGMIIMAAAATYIYHELPISPLPEVQLVLAAFISGLLYLVLAGAMGLIDLQDLRRLPLLRRWFR, via the coding sequence TTGAATAAACAGACCTTTATCCAAGGAACCATGATCCTGCTTGTCGCGGGTATCGTCAATCGCATTCTCGGCTTCATTCCCCGCATCCTTCTCCCCCGAATCATCGGCGCCGAAGGCGTGGGCCTCTATCAGTTAGGGTACCCTTTCTTCCTCGTTCTGGTCACCATCATTACCGGGGGCATACCTCTAGCCGTCGCTAAGCTGATCGCGGAAGCGGAGTCGTCCGGCCAGCCAGGCCGATCGGCGGCAATACTGCGGACGAGCCTGGTTTTTACAGCAGGGGCGGGGTTGATCTTTACCATCGCCAGCCTGGTGGGCGCGCCGTGGATCAGCCGCTATGTCCTGCCGGATTCCCGGGTATACCATACCTTTCTCGCCATGAGCCCGATGATCGTGATTGTCGCCGTGTCCTCCGTATTTCGCGGCTATTTCCAAGGCAAGCAAAATATGATTCCTTCCGCGAGCTCATCAATTATGGAAACCATAGGACGGATCATATGCGTGCTGTGGTTCTCTTATCTGATGCTGCCTATGGGCGTTGCATACGGAGCTGCCGGGGCGATGCTCGGAGTAGCCGCCGGAGAAGTGGTCGGCATGGCGGTCATTCTATGGCACTATTGGCGCGCCCGCCGCAAAGAGATAAAGGCGCCGCCTGCGGGAGCAGCCGCAGCCCCGGCTATGGATCCGGGTAAGGGATCAAGCCTGAACCCGGATGCAGGACGCTGGTCTTTCTCTACCTTGAAGCGCATTCTCCGGATAGCAGTACCGGTTACAGGAGGCCGCCTCGTCGGCTCGCTGTCTTATTTGCTGGAATCGATCACCACCGCTCAAAGCCTCGCGATAGCCGGCATTACTACAGCGATTGCCACGGCCCAATATGGGTCGCTGCAAGGCATGGTGATCCCTTTGCTGCTGCTGCCAGGAGCGCTCACATCGTCGCTCGCCGTTTCCCTCGTCCCTTCCCTGGCTGAGGCCCAGGCACGTGGGGATATGCGTACGATCCATCTGAGGCTCCATCAATCTCTGCGGCTGGCTCTCGTTACAGGGGGACCCTTCGCGGCGTTGATGTATGTCCTGGCCGAGCCTTTATGCCTGCTTATATATAACAATGCAGATATCGCCGGAATGCTCAAAATCATGGCCCCGTTCGCCCTGTTCCTATACGCCCAATCGCCCCTGCAGGCTGCCCTGCAAGCGCTCGACAAGCCGGGACGCGCTCTGCTGAACACCTTAATCGGAGCAATTATCAAAATATCGCTCATCCTCTATCTGGCATCCAATCCAAGCTTGGGCATTTACGGAGCAATTATCGCCATCATCGCCAACTTTGCTGTCGTGACGCTGCTGCATGGCTACAGCGTATCGCGAGAACTGCGCTATCGTATTCCTTATCTCGATGTTATCAAAGTGATTTGCGGAATGATCATCATGGCCGCTGCGGCCACTTATATTTATCACGAACTGCCGATCAGCCCGCTTCCGGAAGTTCAGCTTGTCTTAGCCGCGTTCATTTCGGGGCTGCTCTATCTCGTACTGGCAGGAGCCATGGGACTGATCGATCTTCAGGATCTCCGCCGGCTGCCGCTGCTGCGCAGATGGTTCCGCTAG
- a CDS encoding DUF421 domain-containing protein: protein MTIHLASLILRTVLMYITAFVVMRIMGKREIGELSIFDLVISVMIAEIAVFAIEDMKRPLYEGIVPMITLLLIQMAIAKVSLHSRGVRSLFDGKPSVIIQDGRINREEMRRQRYNLDDLLMQLRANNIDNVADVEFAVLETSGQLSVMPKKEGTRSGRYVQGSAAAERASKPVVPRIRYEEIPLSLIMDGKVQDRNLEQIGKTRFWLKNQIQARGVKEFKEIFFCSIDHQGKLYINLMQDP from the coding sequence ATGACCATACATCTCGCTTCGCTTATACTTCGGACCGTGCTCATGTATATTACTGCGTTTGTTGTCATGCGCATTATGGGAAAAAGAGAGATCGGGGAGCTGTCCATCTTCGACTTGGTCATTTCGGTCATGATTGCCGAAATCGCGGTATTCGCGATCGAGGATATGAAACGCCCCCTGTATGAAGGCATTGTTCCCATGATTACTTTGCTGCTAATACAAATGGCGATTGCCAAAGTGTCTTTGCACAGCCGGGGGGTGAGATCTCTGTTTGACGGCAAGCCCAGCGTAATTATTCAGGACGGCCGGATCAACCGGGAGGAGATGAGAAGGCAGCGTTATAATCTTGACGACCTGCTCATGCAGCTGCGAGCCAATAATATAGATAATGTGGCGGATGTTGAATTTGCTGTACTCGAGACTAGCGGCCAATTGAGCGTTATGCCAAAAAAAGAAGGAACCCGGAGCGGACGCTACGTACAAGGCAGCGCTGCAGCCGAGCGAGCCAGCAAACCGGTGGTTCCTAGAATAAGATATGAAGAAATTCCTTTGTCCCTCATTATGGATGGCAAGGTTCAGGACCGCAATTTGGAGCAGATCGGCAAAACGCGATTTTGGCTAAAAAATCAAATTCAAGCCAGGGGCGTCAAGGAATTCAAGGAAATATTTTTTTGTTCCATCGATCATCAAGGGAAGCTGTATATCAATTTAATGCAGGACCCTTAG
- a CDS encoding TIGR04086 family membrane protein: MDFFRRLGSIRLSHPTLSGIWYAFLWMMIGALILSLLLQSGSLEEHNLTWPIYIVHAAALLFGGLTSGKRAGQKGWYQGALTGILYGLLVLCISFLALDNSPGLNDFTLLLPALLIGALGGMFGVNLHKKR; encoded by the coding sequence ATGGATTTCTTCCGACGATTGGGATCAATTCGACTTTCCCATCCCACCTTGTCTGGCATATGGTACGCTTTCCTGTGGATGATGATCGGGGCGCTGATTTTATCTCTGCTGCTGCAATCCGGTTCGCTGGAGGAGCACAATCTTACCTGGCCGATTTACATCGTGCATGCCGCTGCTCTGTTATTTGGGGGACTTACCTCAGGGAAGCGGGCTGGGCAGAAGGGCTGGTATCAGGGGGCTCTTACCGGAATATTGTACGGCCTTCTGGTATTGTGCATCAGCTTTCTGGCCCTGGATAATTCGCCGGGGCTAAACGATTTCACTTTACTTCTTCCTGCCTTATTGATCGGGGCTCTAGGAGGGATGTTCGGAGTCAATTTGCATAAAAAAAGATAG
- the yajC gene encoding preprotein translocase subunit YajC, which produces MFQYAAAAGSGAANPIISLVVPFAIMFIVFYFLLIRPQKKKQQSRNEMLRALKKGDKIVTIGGLHGTIVSLTDDNVVLLVNDATKLTFERNAISHSVSTEKASESK; this is translated from the coding sequence ATGTTCCAGTATGCAGCAGCGGCAGGATCAGGTGCGGCGAATCCAATCATTTCCCTGGTTGTTCCGTTCGCGATCATGTTTATCGTGTTCTATTTTCTGTTGATTCGTCCTCAGAAGAAGAAGCAGCAATCACGCAATGAAATGCTGAGAGCGCTCAAGAAAGGGGACAAGATCGTCACCATCGGCGGTCTGCACGGTACAATCGTTTCGTTGACGGATGATAACGTGGTACTTCTCGTGAATGATGCGACGAAGCTGACGTTTGAACGCAACGCGATCAGCCATAGCGTAAGCACAGAGAAGGCTTCCGAATCCAAGTAA
- the tgt gene encoding tRNA guanosine(34) transglycosylase Tgt, which yields MAAAITYEHIKTCKQSGARLGRVHTPHGVIETPIFMPVGTLATVKTMSPEELKEMNAQIILSNTYHLFLRPGHDIIREAGGLHKFMNWDRPILTDSGGFQVFSLSEMRKITEEGVHFRSHLNGDKLFLSPEVAMEIQNALGSDIMMAFDECAPYPAEHDYVKKSLERTTRWAERCLKSHARPHDQGLFGIVQGGMFEDLRKQSAKDLTSLDFPGYAIGGLSVGEPKHLMYEVLDYTVPLLPADKPRYLMGVGSPDALIEGSIRGIDMFDCVLPTRIARNGTTMTSQGRLVVRNAQYARDFGPLDPECDCYTCRNYSRAYLRHLIKSDETFGLRLTTYHNLYFLINLMRQVRQAIMEDRLLDFRDEFFERYGLFGNDKGF from the coding sequence TTGGCAGCAGCAATAACTTACGAACACATTAAGACGTGCAAGCAGTCGGGCGCAAGGCTCGGTCGGGTGCATACCCCGCACGGCGTGATTGAAACGCCGATTTTTATGCCGGTCGGAACGCTAGCCACAGTTAAGACGATGAGCCCGGAAGAACTTAAGGAAATGAATGCGCAAATTATATTGAGCAACACGTATCATTTGTTTCTGAGGCCCGGGCATGACATTATTCGTGAAGCAGGCGGACTGCATAAATTCATGAATTGGGATCGTCCGATCTTGACCGACAGCGGCGGATTTCAGGTGTTCTCACTCAGTGAAATGCGGAAGATTACGGAAGAGGGCGTGCACTTCCGCTCGCACCTGAACGGTGACAAGCTGTTCCTGTCTCCCGAAGTCGCGATGGAAATCCAAAACGCGTTGGGCTCGGATATTATGATGGCCTTTGACGAATGTGCGCCTTACCCGGCTGAGCATGATTATGTTAAAAAATCGCTTGAACGTACGACCCGCTGGGCCGAGCGCTGTCTGAAAAGCCATGCCCGCCCGCATGATCAAGGCTTATTCGGGATCGTCCAAGGCGGCATGTTCGAAGACTTGCGCAAACAGAGCGCGAAGGATTTGACTTCCCTGGATTTTCCGGGGTATGCTATTGGTGGACTGAGTGTTGGTGAGCCTAAGCATTTGATGTATGAGGTGCTCGATTATACGGTACCTTTACTCCCGGCAGACAAGCCCCGTTATTTGATGGGGGTAGGATCGCCCGATGCGTTGATTGAAGGCTCCATCCGGGGAATCGATATGTTTGACTGCGTGCTGCCGACCAGGATTGCCCGCAATGGCACAACGATGACGAGCCAAGGCAGACTGGTGGTGCGCAACGCTCAATATGCAAGAGATTTCGGGCCGCTCGATCCGGAGTGCGATTGCTACACTTGCCGTAATTACTCCCGGGCTTACTTGCGGCACTTGATCAAAAGTGATGAGACATTCGGTCTTCGGCTGACTACATATCACAACCTGTATTTCTTAATTAACCTGATGCGTCAAGTTCGTCAGGCAATTATGGAAGACAGGCTGCTCGATTTCCGGGATGAGTTCTTCGAGCGGTATGGTCTGTTTGGCAATGATAAGGGATTCTAA
- the queA gene encoding tRNA preQ1(34) S-adenosylmethionine ribosyltransferase-isomerase QueA, translating into MNVDLYDFELPEELIAQTPLADRTASRLLSLNKATGEVRHHMFPEILNYLQPGDTLVLNDTRVIPARLFGAKRDTGAKAEVLLLKNLGDDRWEALVKPGKKLKTGAVITFGDELTATIESEGDMGERVLSFSYEGIFNEILDRLGQMPLPPYIKEKLDDRERYQTVYSKHEGSAAAPTAGLHFTNELLEQVQAKGVDIAFITLHVGLGTFRPMSVERVEDHVMHEEYYILSEETAELLNATRQRGGRIIAVGTTSARTLETVADKCQEGPVTAMSGWTGIFIYPGYEFKLVDALLTNFHLPKSTLVMLVSALAGRERLLNAYREAVEHQYRFFSFGDAMFIY; encoded by the coding sequence ATGAATGTTGACTTATATGATTTTGAACTGCCGGAAGAATTGATCGCCCAGACACCGCTCGCCGATCGTACCGCATCCCGGCTGCTTTCTTTGAATAAGGCCACCGGTGAGGTACGGCACCATATGTTTCCAGAGATATTGAACTACTTGCAGCCTGGAGATACGCTGGTATTGAATGATACACGGGTAATTCCGGCCAGACTCTTTGGCGCCAAGCGGGATACAGGGGCCAAGGCCGAGGTTCTCCTGCTTAAGAACTTAGGGGACGACCGGTGGGAAGCGCTGGTCAAGCCCGGCAAAAAACTGAAGACCGGCGCTGTAATCACTTTCGGAGACGAACTGACAGCTACGATTGAGAGCGAAGGGGATATGGGGGAGCGCGTGCTTTCCTTTTCCTATGAGGGCATCTTTAATGAAATCCTGGACCGGCTAGGCCAGATGCCGCTTCCTCCGTACATTAAGGAGAAGCTCGACGACCGCGAACGTTACCAGACTGTATATTCGAAGCATGAAGGGTCAGCCGCCGCACCGACTGCCGGTCTGCATTTCACGAATGAGCTGCTGGAGCAGGTACAGGCTAAAGGCGTGGACATTGCTTTTATAACGCTGCATGTAGGCCTTGGAACCTTTCGGCCGATGTCGGTCGAGCGGGTAGAGGATCATGTCATGCATGAGGAATATTACATTCTGTCCGAAGAGACGGCTGAGCTGCTGAATGCGACAAGACAGCGGGGCGGGCGAATTATTGCCGTCGGCACGACTTCCGCCCGCACGCTGGAGACGGTGGCGGATAAATGCCAGGAAGGTCCGGTCACCGCGATGAGCGGCTGGACAGGCATATTTATTTATCCCGGCTATGAATTCAAACTGGTGGATGCGCTGCTTACTAATTTTCACTTGCCCAAGTCGACATTGGTCATGCTGGTCAGCGCTCTGGCCGGACGAGAGCGCCTGCTCAACGCATACCGTGAAGCCGTCGAGCACCAATACCGCTTCTTCAGCTTCGGGGATGCCATGTTTATTTATTAA